AAGGTTCAATTAATTGAGTAACTTCATTAATCTGTAAGCACTAACCAGATTTCTATTGTCATTGGGCTGTGGTTTTCTGTGAACAATaagcatttctccttctgaagCACTTATTAAGTGTGTATTTCAAGAGCCAGTACGACAAAGGATTGGGTGAATCAGAGTAAATAGCTTCATCTTGTCTAGATAAATTTTCAATAGGCTCATTAGTAAGAAAGGTTCAAACCACCGTGCCCAGAGTTTTATTGCTGCAAACTGTAGAGGGCACACTGGAAGTCTGATGATGTTTGTTCTTTATGTTAGAGCAAAGACAAGTAAGGGAAAAGTCAAACAGGAAATGCTTATAAGAAACTACGTGTAAAATCATGCTTCATCAGGGTACTATGCATGATCCAAAATATGAAATGCAAGTACATATGCAAAAGAGCTGTGTGCAATGCAGTTTGTTTCCAGAATGACTCAGTATGTTGGAACAAATATGTATTACAGGAGATGCTAAAGCTGTCCATCATCGACATGATATTCACAGTCGCGAGCATCCTGCTAATTGATTTTTTCCGTGGACTGTGTGTCCGATATTTAAGTGATTGTTGGTGCTGGGACTTAGAAAGCAAGTTTGTAAGtataagcttttattttatgaaactAAGATGCTAGAGATGGGTGGGCTCCTTCTCATAGTACTGGATGTTCTGAAAGCCTTTTGATAGGTACATAATTTCTACATAGCACAATCTGTAAAGGCACAACTCGCACTGAGTTTTATTTGGAGAGTACAGGATAAATGCTGAGATTGGGTATTTTTCTCAGGCCTTCTCCCATGGCTGTGGTGCACAAACTTTTGTCTTTCCCAAAATGAGATCATAGAACAATCCCACAGAAGGTGATGAGTAATTTGTTGGCATTTAGAAAACAGAGGGAATGGGTTGCATCCCACAACTTCCTTTCTGTAGCTCTAACAACTGTCCATAATAGAGACAGTGATCCAAGAAGCAATAAGAAAAGGCATATAAGTCTTTAAGGAAATTACTGTAGTGTTTGGTTAGCAAGCAGCTGTAGGCATAAAAGGCTCAAGTCTGTTCCTTGTCCTTAAGTAAACAAAGTAAACTAGAGATGAATTAGTTTATCTAATCCCCTGATACTGAGTAGGTTTTACTGGGTTCTCACTGTCTGCCAGAAGGTGGTATTTGATCCAGACATTTCAGGCCATGTGCTGTCTGAAAATGGAGTCAGCCAAATGATTCTAATAAGTGatccaggaaataaaataaataagatgtaTTTATCCTACAATCCTACACTCTGTTTCTTGTAGCCAGAATATGGTGAATTCAAAATTGCAGAGAATGTACTGCATTTGGTCTACAATCAAGGAATGATCTGGTATGTAATCCATAAGCAATCTGATTGATTATGAGGTATGACAATTCTCAATGAGATGTATTCGAGCAGAGTAATAGCAATGCATTTCCTTATACTTCACTGTAGTAAGAGACTGTTGGTAGCGACCTGTTTCTTACTTATTCTTTTCATACAACACTTTGCTGTTAAAATTGCTGcggcagcactgagcactgacaTGACATTGTTCTTCCAGGATGGGAGCCTTCTTTTCACCTTGTTTACCGGCATTCAATGTCCTCAAGCTGATTGGTCTCATGTACctgaggagctgggctgtgttAACGTGTAACGTACCACATCAACAGGTTTTCAGAGCCTCACGGTTAGTCCAAATACGAATGTAAgataaagaataaatgaaacGCAGTCAATGGAGATGTCTTCTGTATGcagatagaaaacaaaaggagatttTAGTTCATAAGACTTACAATCAAAATGGAGATCATCAAAGgtctgtgaagaaaaagaaagtagttATCAAGAAATTGAAGAGTTTGGAGTTAAGCAGGGTAGTTAGATATACACAAAAGAGACTCAACTGGGATTGAATTGCTTGGGGCTGGTTTGGTATTGTATGGAAAACTTCAGATATTCCCTCCAAAAAGGCAGGGTATGAGTTTCAGTAGGCAGTATCTGGGGCAGAAGGACTCATCTGCAACCCTGGCATTTCACAAAGGAAATCAAGCAATAgcattaaaagtaattttattgtGAAAGTTTGGGGgtaaatataaatgaaactAAATAATATGTCACAGAATATTCCCAGGCCAGGAAACAGATgatttatttctacagaaatctTATTAAGTGCAATAAGCTCCATGTGTAAATCATTGCAAGTCCTATAGCTTGATGTTTCTCTTTATGAAAACTACTAAGTATCTTGTTTTATGTGCTGCACCACACGGTAGAACTTCCCCTGTTTGTGGTATCAGGATGAGTATCAGAATTGTTTTTCTGAACTCAAATAATGTAGAGCATTTTCACATCTTAAGaatcaattcttttttttcttttgtgttctgaAGTTGAAtcaaattctgcttcttttttcctattttccccAACAAACCTGGACAGTCAGGTGAGTTTTTATAGAACAGAGCTATAAACGGTTCTCTGGCTGTAGCAGTGCTATCTGGAAAGCAGTACAAATATAATTTTGACCATTAAGGGTCTATTTAAAGTGGATCTGTTCAGACTTTTTAATCAGAACAGAATGATTGTGATCTTTCAGAAACGTAGGTCTTGAATTTGTTAGGTAGATGAAGACTTGCGTCTTTCatgttgcttctgtttttctctctgattaGGGTAATCTGAAACATTTATGCCTTCTTGCAGATCCAATAATTTCTACTTGGCCATGTTGctgtttatgttgtttttatgCATGTTACCAACAATTTTTGCTATTGCCCGATACAAGCCATCTCTTAACTGTGGGCCCTTCAGGTAAGTTATAAAGAACTAATGAAAATTgcaactgttttatttcactctCAGTAAATTAATCAGGTTTAATAACACCCAGATTATCAATAAATAGTAGTTTTTGTATGGGGGCAATGCTTTCATGCTGTCAGTATTTTCCAGTTTAAGAATTAATTAGTTGAATATGTCATCATCCTAAGTGAGCCTGCATGTTTTGCTTTATATACATGGCTCCACTTGTTCACATTTAAATGATGCAGTGTGCCAAGCATTCAGTTGCAGCACTGCTTAAAACGTGCACATAGCAAGGATTTCttacaatttaattttaatttatttgttctttcccCTGCAGtggacaagaaaaaatatatgataTTGTTTCTGATACAattcaaaatgattttcctgTTTGGTTCAACTCAGTGATTACTTATATCAGCAGTCCTGTGGTGGTCCTCCCTGCACTCTTACTTTTATTGTAAGTACTTTGTTTCTCGTAGTGAATGAACGTCATCTCTGGACAGTCAAGTGTTAATACTAAGGAACAAGCAGTACATCACCGTAACTTTATTAAacatatatgaagaaaaaaccCAGCCTTTGCTGAATGTATGCTATAAGCATCAGATGGGAATGagaagatgttaaaaatactGTCACCCTGTTTTCAAAAGGCTGCTTCTTCTGGGACACTGTGTCAAAGGAAGTTCATTCTATTGTGTCAAGGCCTACAATTCTCTAGGCTCCAGGAAGTCTTAAGATCCTTCTTCCCTCTCAAGAGTGCCTCAGAAgttaattttccatttcctcGGGGTGATTAGTTCAGCTTAGACTGAACTCTGTTCACAGGCTTATCACTGAAAGAAGCTACCCAGTCACGCTGATTCCTGACAAGATAAATCAATTACGAAGGTCTGCTCTTAAGTGTTAATGTAATAGAGCTTCCTGCAGACCATCCAGTGGAAGTCCCTTCTTACGCCAGTCTCTAAATAATCGTTCACAGCTGGGaattaatatttactttgaGCTGTTGGAAATtcactttgtttctgtgaagtatcatttgctttgcaggtgcctttctatcattttttccccataaacaGATGAGCGCAGTTTGTCCCACCATATTGGTTTTCAGATAAATTGAAAAGACCCAAAGCGGTATTTACTATTTGTAGCTTTTTCCTTTAAGGTCGTATTTATGAATTCAAGCAAGTCTATTGACTGCTTCAAATTGATGACTAAGTATCTACGTATACGTCTATGCTATCTAGTCCAGCTATAAGTTTGCTTCATTTGAAAGCCATTGTCAGGCCAGATCTGATGTCAGCTGTGCCAGTGTTATTATAACAAGGCTAGCCAATAAAATAACAGTGGAATGAGCTTGCAACTCAGCTGTAGTTCATTAACCttggggctggtgggggggtgggtgaaggaaaaataaaagaagaaagcatctgTCAAAATCTCCATTTTGAGTGTGTCCAAAACTGAACCAGAATAAGTTAGAAATGTACACAGGGCTACATGCACAATAAAAACACTTGTAAAAAGCACAGGCACAATTTGACCTGCAGTTAAATCTGCTTTCAGTATCACTTATTCGTTACGCTTCCATATATGATTGCCTGAAAGAAAGGTATGATCCATGATCACAGTACAAAGGAAATGCTGGAACACAAGGACTGACTCTTCACCGTTTTGATGactcaaagagaaaacagtcaAGAATATTTAATGTGACTCATAATCACCTCTTTCACTTCTAGCATGCTGATCTATTACCTACAAAGTATTGCAAGATCGCTGAAATTCACCAACAATCAGCTGAGAATGAAGATCCAAGCAGTAAGTACAGCTCAAAGTATTTTCACATACAAATTGGTGGACTTTCAGGAAAGTGTTAGTCTAATTAATGTCACGTTCAGTATTTCACAATGTAAATCCAACCTCTTTGTCGTCTGTATGCAGTATTGGATTTACTTTCTAATCCTTAATAATCTTCTCACTCTCCTGAATGTGTTTTAGGAAAGAACTGAAGATAAGAAAAAGGTGGTTCAGATGGCAGTAGGTAAGTTGTTGAGCTTAGGAAATTCCACTATTAATAAGGGATTTGAACGTGAAGGTATTTTGATTTCTCATACACATAGGGAGGTTCAactgtattaaaacaaacaaacaaaaaacaaccaaaaacctgTTTCCTGTGTAGTCATGATTTTTGGATGGTTTTAGGGTCAGCTTGACTTAATCTTGGCAGCACTGAAAGCCAAGGCATGTAAGTTACACCTAAAGCCTGCTGAGATCTCTGTGCTGggtattttcttgcttttaccATTCATAGGACAGAACCTAGCAGGCATTCCTGATGATTAAATCATGTCAGATTTTACTCGAAATTCAGAGGGTTGTAAGCAGAAGAGgggagagggaatggcctctTTTCTTTGACCTCTTTACATTTAACCTCTCATCTGCAATGAAGAGATTTCATACTTAATCATCTACTGTGCCTTGAGAGGATTTGTGTCTACACCTTTTACCTCTTTGATTTTAGCAATGAGAAACCACATTAGTATTAGATTCTCTGACCCGTGGGTAAATTTGAACCAGTGCATTTACACAACTTCTAAATTTAGAGCCCTGGAGATTTCCTGtgataaattctgttttctagCCAGATTCCAGAGTCTGGATGGGAGTGACAAAAGACCAGACCAAGATGGTGGTCTTATTAGCCAGGAGTCTTCTGTTCGGGCCTCAACCCCACGGAAGAATGGCAGCGTCCTGAATTTTGAATCTCCTGTGAGCAAAGGCACCAGAATACAAACCATCTCCCAGTCTGTGCCCCACACCATGCCCTCGACTGATGTAGCAAGACCTGTCAACACAACTCCCACATCTTCAGCTTCTTTagtgccagctccctcagtatCAAGCGTACAGAAACCAAGAAACGACCATAGCACAAACAGGCAAggctggtttggttttgtacAACAGCTTGGGGAAGTTTTTACAAGCAGAGTCATTTGTGGGTACTATTCAGAATGCTGGTAACAATCTGaatatcttctgttttaattatattGGTAAGCATATCTCCCAATATTaccttccctttttttttccctaaaggTATCCAGGTGTTGTGCATGGGAGTGCAAGTGAGCTCTGTAAAACAAAGCCCTACACACCAGTGACTTTCAAGAAGCGTATTGAAGACGTTCACTCTGAGCCCCTCTTTAGAAAAAGCATTCGGCAGGTAAATCCAGATGCTTTTGGAGCAGGGGCTCCTGTTTTTGTGGGACGCAGACCACATGCTACCAGGTATTTTGTTGTTAATGAAAATGAACCCCGCAAAAAATCAGCCCGTGCTACATCCAGACTCCAAAGGCAATTCCGAATAGAAGAGCCAGAAGATATTGTTGAGTTGTATCCGTGCAATGTCAGAAGATACGTGGTTCAAACACCACAACGCGTGTATTCTCCTCATCCCAGTGAGGATGAGGAAGACGAAGAGGAACTTGGGAGACGCTACATGAAAAGATCCCATCGTCCTCGGTCACTGTCTGACCTTCGCCCAGCACCACGATTTTACATAGGGGAGCGTGCGGATGGCCATGTGCTTATGAACAAAGATGTAGCCAAAGGGCATTACAAATCTTGGGATGATGATTTTGAGCTAGACCTGGACAGGCCTCCATATGCCTACAAGAAAGTGCACTTGAAAAATGTTGAAGTTGATCAGCACTATCTTGAGCCACATGTGAAACCTAAAACGAAGCATGTGCTGGAGCAGTCTCTAACAGAATCTGATTCCGTTTCCATTGAATCGAGCAGTGATCcgcagaacagcagcaatgacCAATACATCCAGGTCATTCACAGCAAGGAAAAGTACCTGAAACCTGGGACAAAACTCcccaaaaagaaaccaaaaaacagtACTGAACTGAACATGTCTGAGCCTAATGAGCTGGTATGCTCAAATGTCTGAGATAGTGCCCCAACCTTTTTGTGTTTAGAACGTGTGTTCATGCAGTCATTGTACTTGCTGTTTGAAGTCTATTAGAATAACTACCGCAGTCAGCCATTCAAGGTGGGAAAAGCATAGTTAGTCCTGTGTTTTACTGTTAACTGTACCCTGCTTTGATATCATTCCCATTTATTACATGttatgctgtttaaaaatgaaacaacaacaacaaaaaactgttgGAAAATCAAAAGCAATGTATTTGGGGCACTTAAATTAAACCTGTATACAAGTATGTCAGACAAGGCTCTTTTTGATGCGGCTGCAGAGAGATGCTCCCACTGAAGCCATGCAGAAGGTAACCACTATCCTACAAGGATCCTACTTTTCCCTGCAGTATAGAATCaaattgagttggaagggacccttcaaggccatctggtccaactgccctgtactgaacagggacacctacagctgatcaggtgctcagagctccatccagcctgacctgcagtgtctgcagggatggggcacccaccacctctccgagcaacctgtgccagtgcttcactgccctGGTTGTAAAAAACCTTCCTTACATCCAGTCTacatctcccctcttttagtttaaaaccactttgCTTGTCCTAttacaacagaccctgctaaagagtgtgtcccttttttcttacagcccctttaGGTGCTGAGAGGccgctctcaggtctccccagagccttctctcctccagactgcacagccccagctctcagcctgtccttttATAGGCGTTTCATCCCTTGGGTCCTTtttatggccctcctctggatgtgctctgaCAGGTTCGCATCACTCcagtactgaggactccacatctggatgcagtactccaggtgaggtctcacagtGCAGAAAGGAAGGGCAAATCCTCTCCCACGCTGCTTTGGATTCAGCCCAGGACACGCTTGGCTTTTTGGGCTGCGAGGGCACATTGCCGGCTCGTGCCCAGCTGCCATGCACCAGTACCGCCAAGCCTTTTTCGGCAGGGCTGTACTCCCTTTCTATCCCAGGTCGTCTTCTCTACGGAGGCTGAAAGTCCATACATTTAACCCTCCGCCACGCCGGGATGCCACCACCCTCAGGTGAGGGGGAGGTGCTGCCATCGGCCAACGGGGGCGGTGCGGTGCGGACGTCTCATAGGCGGTGTACGAGCTGCTGCTCCGCCCTGCCCGGACATGGACTACGCGGGGCTCGCCGAGTCGGCGGCCGACAAGATGGGGATGTACCGGCGGGATGCGGACGGCTGGCGGAGCTGCCGCCGCACGGTGAGAGCCGGGGGGTTGCGGGGCGACCGGGGCCGTGCTGCGGGTAGACCGGCGGGGCGGCTGACGGCTCTCCCTGCCCGCAGAACGAGGTCGAGGTGTCCTGGAGGCCGTCCGCCGAGTTCGCCGGCAACGTGTAAGTGAGCTTAGCGGAAGGAACCGGGGTTGGGGCGAGACGGGAGCGGCAGCGCGTTCGGTTTCGTTTTGCCCTACCCCAGGTACCGCGCCGAGGGCATCGTGTCCGCCCGTCCGCAGCAGGTGTGGGAGTGCATCAAGCCGGTGGCCGGAGGGCTCAGGACCAAGTGGGACCAGAACGTGAAAGATTTCGAGGTGGTGGAGACCGTCAGCGATGTGAGTGCAGAGCGGACGCTGAGCGTGGGTTTGGGGACTCAGCGTTCCTGTTTGTGCCGCTTATGAAACAGCCGACGTCACGAGCGGGGAATGGGCTGGAAGAGCTGCGCTGCCGGAGCCGTCcgctgtgctgggatggggaaTCGGTGCCTCTCCGTACAGCTGTTGTCTTAgaggaccccatccaacctggcggtgggcacctccaggaatggggtacccacagctctgggcagcccggcCATCACTGCTCTCTGAGTAAACAATTTCCTCCTAACAACTAACCgaaatttcccttcttttagttgTTTGGTAGTATTAAAGTTTCTGCAGTGCAGAATCTGGGTATCGAGTTGCCTTCTTAAGCAATGTGTTACAGAGAAGATATATTCATGAAACTCCTGGAAAAAGCATAgtgttttaattgtttgttgAGCACATGTGTGCcagatttgcttttcagcatcttttgtGGCATCTTTCCTTAAGCAACTTGGGATCAGTGTAACATGGgtgtgttttccttcattaaattatgttttgtcAGCATACCTTGCTACCTATTGCCTGTGTTGATGTAAAATCCTTTGTAATTTCCAGGCTGTCTCTGTATGCAGAACCACAACCCCTTCGGCTTTCATGAAGATTATTTCACCAAGAGAATTTGTGGATGTGATCTTAATGAGGCAATATGAGGATGGGACAATGCTATCTGCTGGTAAGATGCTTATGTTTGTGCTGTAACCTTGATTAAAAGATTTGTGGTCTCTTTGCATTGGTCTTAGGTACAAGTCATGTTCTTTTGTGGTTGCTTGGTTGTTTGCTCCTCTGTTCAGCTGCCCAATTTTCCCCTGCTATTCAGGAGTGATTTACCAGGGATTTTAATACTTGCTGGAGTGCTGCTTCTTAACAGTCATGTGGTCGTTGCCTCCGTCGTAGTTTCTTCTTTAATGGTTGTTTCTGTGCTTGTATGATACAGCCCAACAATAGGAGCGTTATGCTGcttattcttttcaaatatgttttcttaGAGTGAATgtgctcctcagctgctgctttgagtACAAAGGACTTCTAAGGACTCTTTCCCATCTCCTGTGAAAATGACATAATTCTTG
The window above is part of the Coturnix japonica isolate 7356 chromosome 10, Coturnix japonica 2.1, whole genome shotgun sequence genome. Proteins encoded here:
- the STARD5 gene encoding stAR-related lipid transfer protein 5; this translates as MDYAGLAESAADKMGMYRRDADGWRSCRRTNEVEVSWRPSAEFAGNVYRAEGIVSARPQQVWECIKPVAGGLRTKWDQNVKDFEVVETVSDAVSVCRTTTPSAFMKIISPREFVDVILMRQYEDGTMLSAATNVEHPLCPPQANFVRGYNYPCGCFCIPLPGEPDRTQLLSFFQTDLGGYLPQTVVDSFFPANIAGFYSNLTKAVKALKA
- the TMC3 gene encoding transmembrane channel-like protein 3 is translated as MEAAPGAAAAAAKPAKSCKKYRMVKRHANIYTYQEPPHSNSDEDISEEKADSHDPEQVFQNIQYQKEVMSNIRCRPWPMRQKLRALRQAKEIVLKYEGRLTRTRGYQAAGAELWRKFLRLAYNFVVLFIPWEMRIKKIESHFGSGVASYFIFLRWLFGINIVLTIMTGAFVVLPELLAGAPFGSTVSKTIRQEDLKTAQDLDTIWSLGGYLQYSVLFYGYYGSDRKIGKAGYRLPLAYFLVGMAVFAYSFIILLKKMAKNSRMSLASASDENYTFCWRLFCAWDYLIGNPEAAESKAAAIVNSIREAILEEQEKKKSKNLAVTISLRIIANILVLLSLTGSIYIIYFVVDRSQKLESKKRELTLWEKNEVSVVVSLITMIAPSAFELVAALEMYHPRTTLRFQLARVLVLYLGNLYSLIIALLDKVNSMSVTVDSNSSNSAPSFATGTPPKEDNLSATISDVQMNSNKSHAQSLPTPDSLVNNTASSNTAQNQCWETYVGQEMLKLSIIDMIFTVASILLIDFFRGLCVRYLSDCWCWDLESKFPEYGEFKIAENVLHLVYNQGMIWMGAFFSPCLPAFNVLKLIGLMYLRSWAVLTCNVPHQQVFRASRSNNFYLAMLLFMLFLCMLPTIFAIARYKPSLNCGPFSGQEKIYDIVSDTIQNDFPVWFNSVITYISSPVVVLPALLLLFMLIYYLQSIARSLKFTNNQLRMKIQAERTEDKKKVVQMAVARFQSLDGSDKRPDQDGGLISQESSVRASTPRKNGSVLNFESPVSKGTRIQTISQSVPHTMPSTDVARPVNTTPTSSASLVPAPSVSSVQKPRNDHSTNRYPGVVHGSASELCKTKPYTPVTFKKRIEDVHSEPLFRKSIRQVNPDAFGAGAPVFVGRRPHATRYFVVNENEPRKKSARATSRLQRQFRIEEPEDIVELYPCNVRRYVVQTPQRVYSPHPSEDEEDEEELGRRYMKRSHRPRSLSDLRPAPRFYIGERADGHVLMNKDVAKGHYKSWDDDFELDLDRPPYAYKKVHLKNVEVDQHYLEPHVKPKTKHVLEQSLTESDSVSIESSSDPQNSSNDQYIQVIHSKEKYLKPGTKLPKKKPKNSTELNMSEPNELVCSNV